The following coding sequences lie in one Aquabacterium olei genomic window:
- a CDS encoding alpha/beta hydrolase family protein encodes MNAPQNRLRALSACAAVALAALAQPALAQTTAPTSSSLNATAGPYSVSTSSVTLPVGFGGGTVYYPTQTGKYGVIAISPGFTATQSSIAWLGRRLATHGFVVLTMNTLTTLDQPASRANQLMAALNYVLNSSPSAVRSRADGTRTAVAGHSMGGGGSLIAARDYPTLKASYPMTPWSPTSNFSTVRVPTMIIGADGDTIAPVATMSRVYYQNLPSTTSKAYGELNNATHFAPNMTNTPIGRYAVTWMKRFVDSDTRYSPFLCGAPHQAYATSLVFDRYSQNCPY; translated from the coding sequence ATGAACGCACCGCAGAACCGGCTTCGTGCCCTGTCCGCCTGTGCCGCTGTGGCACTGGCTGCCCTCGCTCAGCCCGCCCTCGCGCAGACGACCGCACCCACCTCGTCCAGCCTGAACGCCACCGCCGGCCCCTACAGCGTGTCGACTTCGTCGGTCACGCTGCCCGTGGGCTTTGGCGGCGGCACCGTCTACTACCCCACGCAGACGGGCAAGTACGGCGTCATTGCGATCAGCCCCGGCTTCACGGCCACGCAGAGCAGCATCGCTTGGCTGGGCCGCCGTCTGGCCACCCACGGCTTCGTGGTGCTGACGATGAACACGCTGACCACGCTCGACCAACCCGCCAGCCGCGCCAACCAGCTGATGGCCGCGCTGAACTACGTGCTGAACTCGTCGCCCTCGGCAGTGCGCAGCCGGGCCGATGGCACGCGCACGGCGGTGGCCGGGCACTCGATGGGGGGCGGCGGCTCGCTGATTGCCGCGCGCGACTACCCGACGCTCAAGGCCTCGTATCCCATGACGCCGTGGAGCCCGACATCGAACTTCTCGACCGTTCGGGTGCCCACGATGATCATCGGGGCCGATGGCGACACGATCGCACCGGTGGCGACCATGTCGCGGGTGTATTACCAGAACCTGCCGTCGACCACGTCGAAGGCCTATGGCGAGCTCAACAACGCGACGCACTTCGCGCCGAACATGACCAACACGCCGATCGGGCGCTATGCGGTGACGTGGATGAAGCGCTTCGTCGACAGCGACACCCGCTATTCGCCGTTCCTGTGCGGTGCGCCGCACCAGGCGTACGCCACGTCGCTGGTCTTCGACCGCTACAGCCAGAACTGCCCGTACTGA
- a CDS encoding AraC family transcriptional regulator, translated as MLQTCGVPSGEDAGAPGQEASPFFIAFAGDRCLSPSRLATLVGAMQEVGVPIGALLEGTGLSPGAVADPATLTSCAQFMRVSRNALRLSARSDLGLLVGTRLRASSYGMYGYALLCSETVAQMWDLAVRCHPLSGGMLPLHWGREGAHAVWTFPTRAAFPWADVDERLYRFMIDLQLAAHVTIGKDVMGDWFLPEWAECTGPRPPHADALRDRLGCEVRFGAARNALVFPAAWLTRSPQLANPITASHMAQHCMRLMDELRRRAGVTRQVCDELTRTPGRFPDIETVSQRLCMSSRTLRRRLEDEGVTYSELLASVRKSLASDYLLSTRMGSDDIAAALGFSDAESFRHAFKRWTGLTPRAFRERAGGRAAVAQPL; from the coding sequence CTTTGCCGGGGACCGCTGTCTGTCGCCATCGCGGCTGGCCACCCTGGTGGGGGCCATGCAGGAAGTCGGTGTGCCGATCGGTGCGCTGCTGGAGGGCACGGGCCTGAGCCCCGGGGCAGTGGCCGACCCCGCCACGCTCACCTCGTGCGCGCAGTTCATGCGGGTCAGTCGCAACGCCTTGCGGCTCAGCGCCCGCAGCGACCTGGGCCTGCTGGTCGGCACGCGCCTGCGCGCGTCCAGCTATGGCATGTATGGCTACGCCCTGCTGTGTTCCGAAACCGTGGCGCAGATGTGGGACCTGGCGGTGCGCTGTCATCCCCTGTCCGGCGGCATGCTGCCCTTGCACTGGGGGCGTGAAGGGGCGCATGCCGTCTGGACCTTCCCCACCCGCGCAGCCTTTCCGTGGGCCGATGTGGACGAGCGGCTCTACCGCTTCATGATCGATCTGCAGCTGGCGGCCCACGTCACCATCGGCAAGGACGTCATGGGAGACTGGTTCCTGCCCGAGTGGGCCGAGTGCACCGGGCCCCGGCCACCGCATGCCGACGCGCTGCGTGACCGCCTGGGCTGCGAGGTCCGCTTCGGCGCGGCACGCAATGCGCTGGTCTTTCCCGCCGCCTGGCTCACGCGCTCGCCGCAGCTGGCCAACCCCATCACCGCCAGCCACATGGCACAGCACTGCATGCGCCTGATGGACGAGCTGCGCCGGCGCGCGGGCGTCACGCGCCAGGTGTGCGACGAACTGACGCGCACGCCCGGCCGCTTCCCCGACATCGAGACCGTGTCGCAGCGGCTGTGCATGTCGTCGCGCACCTTGCGCCGCCGCCTTGAGGACGAGGGCGTGACCTACAGCGAACTGCTTGCCAGCGTGCGCAAGAGCCTCGCCTCCGACTACCTGCTGTCGACCCGCATGGGCTCCGACGACATTGCGGCGGCGCTCGGCTTCAGCGACGCCGAAAGCTTCCGGCATGCGTTCAAGCGCTGGACGGGGCTGACGCCACGGGCCTTCCGCGAGCGCGCGGGCGGGCGCGCCGCGGTGGCCCAGCCCCTGTGA
- a CDS encoding OBAP family protein, which translates to MRRSPFPAHRVLAASCLALAFGPLPAPTLAQITADAQPPGADKTRRTRALELGARALQTHAPVGALDIYLNGFHPMKDDPAHQVEAHHFCRQVNEDFAQCALFDSAARTANLTGIEYIISEKLFLRLPEGERRYWHPHNGEILSGQLIAPGIPRAAEKALMRDKVNSYGKTWHVWHTGAFGIPGDALPMGEPRLAWSFNRDGEIIPGLLLQRDQRLRQQSTERRRERADLQQLAKPQEGVDALLGAFPRDTGPIPGVVDSRAVAPSGQPVPDAASAPR; encoded by the coding sequence ATGAGACGATCGCCCTTCCCGGCCCACCGCGTGCTGGCCGCCAGCTGTCTGGCGCTGGCATTCGGCCCCCTGCCCGCCCCCACGCTGGCCCAGATCACGGCCGACGCCCAGCCGCCCGGGGCCGACAAGACCCGGCGCACCCGCGCGCTCGAGCTGGGCGCCCGGGCGCTGCAGACCCACGCTCCCGTGGGCGCGCTGGACATCTACCTCAACGGCTTCCACCCGATGAAGGACGACCCGGCACACCAGGTGGAAGCGCACCACTTCTGCCGCCAGGTCAATGAAGACTTTGCGCAGTGCGCCCTGTTCGACAGTGCCGCGCGCACCGCCAACCTGACCGGCATCGAATACATCATTTCCGAGAAGCTCTTCCTGCGCCTGCCCGAGGGCGAGCGCCGCTACTGGCATCCGCACAACGGCGAGATCCTCTCGGGCCAGCTGATCGCGCCGGGCATCCCACGTGCGGCCGAGAAGGCGCTGATGCGCGACAAGGTCAACAGCTACGGCAAGACCTGGCATGTGTGGCACACCGGCGCCTTCGGCATCCCGGGCGACGCCCTGCCCATGGGCGAGCCGCGGCTGGCGTGGTCGTTCAACCGCGATGGCGAGATCATCCCGGGCCTGTTGTTGCAGCGGGATCAGCGCCTGCGCCAGCAAAGCACCGAGCGGCGGCGGGAACGGGCCGACCTGCAGCAGCTCGCCAAGCCGCAGGAAGGCGTGGACGCGTTGCTGGGCGCCTTCCCGCGGGACACCGGCCCGATCCCCGGCGTGGTGGACAGCCGGGCTGTGGCGCCCTCGGGCCAGCCCGTGCCCGACGCCGCCAGCGCGCCACGTTGA
- a CDS encoding lipase secretion chaperone: MIIMTASPHGGRRVAGGLVLAALTVAGVALLLRGGEPTPAAPQAVVQGGTVAQAGGAAGPGGTLWPQGPEPGFTVSAGRPAPAGEATPLEPVGRFRADAQGALVLDTDTLRTLEQVLAFRRDRPVAEAAREATSALPERAQAQAIELAERYGRYEQSLRQVVSPERAPQSVDEMAADLQALQAQRQQWFGEAAARQLFGADEAVTARLIQLMREDTAPAASLEERAMRAQARYSAEQAAAAPAAR; encoded by the coding sequence ATGATCATCATGACTGCCAGCCCGCACGGCGGGCGACGCGTGGCGGGCGGGCTGGTGCTCGCCGCCCTCACGGTGGCCGGGGTGGCCTTGCTGCTGCGCGGGGGGGAGCCGACGCCGGCCGCGCCCCAGGCCGTCGTACAGGGCGGCACCGTGGCCCAGGCCGGAGGGGCGGCTGGCCCGGGGGGCACGCTGTGGCCCCAGGGGCCGGAGCCGGGCTTCACGGTGTCGGCTGGGCGCCCGGCCCCGGCCGGCGAGGCCACGCCTCTTGAGCCCGTCGGCCGATTCCGGGCCGATGCACAGGGGGCGCTGGTGCTCGACACCGACACCCTGCGCACGCTGGAACAGGTGCTCGCCTTTCGCCGTGACCGCCCGGTGGCCGAGGCGGCCCGCGAGGCCACGTCGGCGCTGCCCGAGCGCGCGCAGGCCCAGGCCATCGAGCTGGCCGAGCGTTATGGTCGCTACGAGCAGTCGCTGCGCCAGGTGGTGAGCCCCGAGCGCGCGCCGCAGTCGGTCGACGAGATGGCGGCCGACCTGCAGGCCTTGCAGGCACAGCGACAGCAGTGGTTTGGCGAGGCTGCGGCCCGTCAGCTCTTCGGGGCAGACGAGGCGGTGACGGCGCGGCTGATCCAGCTGATGCGCGAGGACACCGCACCGGCGGCCTCGCTGGAGGAGCGGGCCATGCGTGCCCAGGCCCGCTACAGCGCCGAGCAGGCCGCCGCGGCCCCTGCCGCGCGGTGA